In Hemibagrus wyckioides isolate EC202008001 linkage group LG12, SWU_Hwy_1.0, whole genome shotgun sequence, the genomic stretch AATAAGATATCACTATAACTTACTGTATAACATTTACAGTTAgtatgaagttttttttttttttataatttattaccAAGCTGCAAATCAAGCCTTTGATTTGATAGGAGGTTTCCTACATCTCTCAGGATAGCGTCTCTGCAAACCTGGTTGAGGTTCAGGTTCAACAGGTATTGTCACATCTGGTTTGTCATTGTGCGGTCCAGAATCGTTCACGTTAACTGGGGTAGCGCTGGTGGTCTCAACAGCATCATTGTCCTTGTCATTTGGATCAGGAACAACTAATGGTAAGGATTTTGTCTGACGATCCACCAGCTGATCTGCATGGCGTCTCCATGTGTTATCTCCAACCTTTACTGTGTACGTCAAAGGTCCGGTTCTAGTAGTGATGGTACCTGATTGCCACTTTTCCAGTCTGTAGTCACGTGCTAAGACTTCTTGTCCTACACGGAAGTTTCTTGTTGGTCTGTCGTTCATGTGCACAAATTGTTTGTTTTCCACATCACGTCGAACATTGGGTTTGATGAGGTCCAAGCGAGATCTTAAATTTCTTTTGAGGAACATCATGGCTGGTGTTTGGCctgttgtggagtgtgtgtggcatTTCTATACATGAAAAGGAAGTTGTCTATTTTGTGTTGAAGCGAGATGTTGTCATTGtccattgctttttttttacttcctatTTTAAACCAATTACCACTGGAAGAAATTGCCTtccaaactgaatttaaaataatgttatagcATCTTGATCAAGTCTTGACTAATATTTGACATCAAATTGATATCAACGTGCCCGCTGGGAAGTGTGAGATATAAACTTGCTAATTGACGAGAAAATGTTGTCACTTTTATGTGTGggtgtttaaaatgatatttctgCTTGTTTTATCTGAAATTGAACTGCATTTAATAGTAAACCCCTTTTCATCCCAGGGAATAGTGACAATAACACCATGCAGATAAAGGTTAAGAGCTTCAGGAAAtgttcacaacaaacatcaaaatgtctgatctctgtgactttttaTCCATGGCATGGTTGCTGGTGTCAGATGACGTTGAAACAcattgttgatgagagagatcacaaGAAAATGATCAGACAGGTccgagctgacaggaagtcaaaTAATAACTCACctaaataatacagtaatagcATAGTCCATAAAATAATCACTTTACAACTGcaataagcagaaaagcattttatattgtttgttaTAGTATTTACTCATATCTAAAAACACCACCTGATCATTGAGTGTTTTATCAATAGAAACAGGTGTGAGTAAGTGAGctgtaaataaaagcttttgagAAAAGTAAATGTGAAGTGTAGTTCGCAAAATTGTCCACCAGATGGCGTCAATGCACAATTCCAAAATTCTTTAAATCTGTAATACAGTTTAATTTAAATTGTCCACCAGATGGCGCCAATGCATCATTACCAATAGCTATAAATCTGTAATGCGGGTTGATTTAAATAGTCCACCAGATGGCGCCAATGTACCATTCCTTTATTatgcaataaaaatgaattttccTTTCCGTATCAGATATTCATAAAATATGTGCatttacactgatacacacaaacacctgtcagcaaaataataaaaataaatacgtaaatgactaataataataatactttcaATGTCTTGATTTTTGACACCTACAGCAACAGTAATGGTTAGGTTATATAGTCTTGGACTAAAAGCTTGTTTagagaatgaaaaataaagataaattggtgttaataataataattaataataataataactgttgCCATgattactattttttattacatttcaatataaattcagaatttaataatgaaattcGTGAATCATTTCTAATAACACCCCTTGTGTTGAtttcgtgtttgtgtgttttgctgttttgtaTGAAATCACAACATTAAGTGTTATAATTTTTGCAACCTGCACAATAAAGGTCTGCACTTGTGGCCTCGGAGAATCCCAGACATTTAAACATGCAAAATTTCCATCCAGCTGTTTGGAGtaaattttttttactaatttgtTGTCTATCTCCATCAGCTAccacttttattaaatatttgacAAACATCCAACTGGAGACATTTAAGCACGCAAAATGATGTAACACCTCTACTGAAACCTAAGAGCTTCGGTGATCTCTTTATCCACATCCTGACTTTAAATCAGAAGCGGACACAAATACAAAACTAAATAGGCTCATTGTTTACTTTGCTTTAACAaaatttggggtttttttaataAGGTTTTACATTCCTCAGTTCTGCCCTTCTACCGCCCATTCGGTCTCCTTTTGGTCACATTTAACCAGGGGAAAATGCATTTAAGAAGTTGATCAAATTTGGGATGTTTTTTGATGCAACAAGCGGGTTTTTacttttgactataaacatgatattttattcattttccattaaaaaCCTTGGGGTTTTctatttgttattgtattagttatcacagtatggattttgggctggtattttttaATTGGGCGGGTTTTAAGATGTAGTTAGGCTGGAAaccttcagtccaatctggcaaccctgggcAGGTTATACTTCCCGACAACAGCAAGCAggtcaaattcaaattcacattttatttgtcacataaatcATACACAgaacgacatgtagtgaaatttTTATTATGACTGTCCTACATTAAAGAAGAgtataaagtaaagtgtgtggacaagaaaagtatagggatataggtaataaaaatactgtatatatggaaaaaacaggaagaataaaaactaattaaagacatgataaattatgaaaaacaccaatagttaGGTAAAGCCGATTGTGTATCGGATATACATgtacaaatatacactatattgccaaaagtattcgctcacctgccttgactcgcatatgaacttaagtgacatcccattcctaatccatagggttcagtatgacgtcaatccaccctttgcagctataacagcttcaactcttctgggaaggctgtccacaaggtttaggagtgtgtttatgggaatttttgaccattcttccagaagcgcatttgtgaggtcacacactgatgttggatgagaaggcctggctctcagtctccgctctaattcatcccaaaggtgttctatcgggttgaggtcaggactctgtgcaggccagtcaagttcatccacaccagactctgtcatccatgtccgtatggaccttgctttgtgcactggtgcacagtcatgttggaagaggaaggggccagctccaaactgttcccacaaagttgggagcatggaattgtccaaaatgtcttggtatgctgaagcattcagagttcctttaaggggaactaaggggccaagcccagctcctgaaaaacaaccccacaccataatcccccctccaccaaactttacacttggcacaatgcagtcagacaagtaccgttctcctggcaaccgccaaacccagactcgtccatcagattgccagatggagaagcgcgattcgtcactccagagaacgcgtctccactgctctagagtccagtggcagcgtgctttacaccactgcatccgacgctttgcattgcacttggtgatgtatggcttggatgcagctgctcggccatggaaaaccattccatgaagctctctgcgcactgttcttgagctaatctgaaggccacatgaagtttggaggtctgtagcgattgactctgcagaaaattggcgatctcttcgcactatgcgcctcagcatccgctgaccccgctccatcagtttacgtggcctaccacttcgtggctgacttgctgtcgttcccaaacacttccacgttcttataatacagctgacagttgactgtggaatatttaggagcgaggaaatttcacgactggatttgttgcacaggtggcatcctatcacagttccacgctggaattcactgagctcctgagagcgacccattctttcacaaatgtttgtaaaaacagtctgcatgcctaggtgcttgattttatacacctgtggccatggaagtgattggaacacctgattctgattatttggatgggtgagcgaatacttttggcaatatagtgtatgtgtatataaaatataatatataaaaaaaataaaattgaaagtgtgtataatataaacatgataaaaacataatgtaaacgtaataaataataataatagaatacaatatattatataattaaataatataatttaatagtataataataataataataataataataataataataatatattatctataataataataataataatagtaataatgacCGCGTATTCAGTGTTACCGACTCCTTCGGTAAATTCGGACAAAATGAGGGAAATGTGGGAGACTTTGGTGTATTATTTGGATTATAAACCTGATGAGGACAGCTGTATCTTCAGGAATAATGAAGAGGAAGAACAAAACACGCGGTTTGATCCGGGaggtaattaattattttacgTTAAAAAAGCCTGCGTTACTCTTTCTAATGTAAACTAAAACATCtaaaaaatgaaagataatGTTCCGAGATCTATTACGTTCGTCCTCTTTTGCTTATATTGTTGATACTGTTGAAACACGTTTAGGCCTGAAGAAGTCCTCAGGGTAGTATGCCTCTCCAACCCTCCCTTCGCACCTCCGAACATCACTTCGTTTCTCCAACCGTTCCTTCGCACCTCTGAGAAACAATCCAACTGAGAAACAATCCAACTGAGTAACACAAGCTTCGACTCTCCACCCCTCGTGTACTTCCTCTCACCATCGACTATCCAACTAGGTCTCACCGTCGACAATTCAACCGAGTAAAAATATCCAACCGAGTAAAATATCCAACCAAGTCACACAGGCTTCGACGCTCCACCCCTCATGTACTTCCTCTCACCATCGACAATCCAACCAAGTACAAAATCCAACCAAATAACACAGGCTTCGAGTCTCCACCGCTCATGTACTTCCCCTCATCATCGACAATCCAACCAGGTCTCACCGTCGACAATTCAACCGAGTAAAAATATCCAACCAAGTCACACAGGCTTcgacactccaccccacatgtACTTCCTCTCACCGTCGACAATCCAACCGAGTAAAAATATCCAACCAAGTAAAATATCCAACCAAGTCACACAGGCTTCGACGCTCCACCCCACATGTACTTCCTCTCACCGTCGACAATCCAACCAAGTAAAAATATCCAACCAACTCACATAAGCTTCGATTGTCCAACCATCATGTACCTCCCCTCACATGTGCACGCTATATAAAGGGTCCTGTAAGAGTCCACTCTaattccacacacatgcactggcCAGCATCTGTAGCACGTCCGCTGGTTCACATCGCCGGATTCCAGTTGTTTTCTGTTATTTGAGTTCGGGTCAGTAGCGAGTTACCTACTAAATAATTTGGAATTAAATCCATGCTCTGAAGTacagaatgttttgttttataaacattataaattgACTATTTCAaccttaatttttattttatttattcatttattttttactattataccctcactggggctgagccccccttaaatgaaaatcctagaaacgcccaTGCTATTTCCCAATTTTCAACAGTAAAGTATCGTAGTTCTTCATAGACACTTACTTTTGCTTGGAGAATAGTTGGGACAGCCCTTCACCTCTTTCATCGCTTCTCGGCTTTTTGTCGAGGTTCAGGTTGTggtcttccccgtctttcagcgcgttctttaATCCGCAGACCGCTGCGTcgagagtgaggatcagaggacgcgtgtgtgtgtgtgatcaggaagactcgtatttgtcttgttcagtactcaaatgttatacacatctatgcaatactgCAGAATGCTGCAAAAAGTTTACCAttctaccctgttagtcaaagtttttatttatttatttgtttatttatacataccCTCATTCTGGGCTCTtgaatgaaaattctagaatcgcccctgtcTGTGGCTGGTGGTCGCTCAGCTGCCAGCGTTTTGTCTTCGTGTGTCGTTGAGCGCGTCCGTGTGATCGGTCGTCTGATGAGGAACAGGAGTAGCCTACATCACACAGCTAAGGTCAGTTTATTTTTGCGTTAGCTATCTGTATTAGTTACGTGAAGATACCGAAGACGACACTGCATACCGATACATCCACAGCAGCGTTTCCATTAGACGATAATTACCGTTTTTTACCTAGTAAACTCTATTAAAAACAGATCAATGAAAACTTGCCGGTCAAACGACAGGAggtaattaattatttacattaaaaaagccTGCGTTACTCTTTCTAATGTAAACTAAAAGATCTAGATTTCATTCTGAGATCTATAAagtgtttgtctttcttttggTTATATTCTTGATACTCTTGAAACACATTTAGCCCTGAAGAAGGCCTCAGTTTAAGCCTTGGATTTTCtgatctgtttgtttttagttgttAGCAAACTCTAGTTAGTTAACTATTCACTTCCTCTGCTGGTTTTGTGTTCTAAAACACTGCATTACTCAGAATCATCTTCAGAATTAAAGCTTTCTCAGGATCCACAATCATGCtattataaaatacatattGGTCTTATAACAATAATATGTATTAAAGATTTCATGAAGATATTATTGATAGAAACCTGAGATCACAATGATAAGAAATGTTTCTGACATAAAAGTGTAAAACATTCCAGagcatgaagtgttttatttcccttCTACCATTACAGTTGATTACAAAGATTTACATATTAACGAACAATACGTCATCCATTTATAATCGTATTTAATGATGTATATTATTCTGTCCTGGCGATTTTCCTATGTCAGAAATTAAGCTTTATCTCGAGTGTCACATACTGCGGACACTAGAGACATCTTTCACAAATGCTCCAGAATTGACCTTAGaaggaaatataaaaacagtTGTACCTTCATTTAAAAATCTGAATCACTTTTGTTCCTCAGCACACAGTTCGGTGTCACTTCACACCAGCATCAGTCCGAATTTCAAGGTCTAAAGTGTGAGTCGACTCCCAAACGACTCATTTTTTATTCAGCAAATCAGAAAAACTTTGCGATCTTTCACCGcagcatttattatatgtttatttatttcacttaaaTATGACTAACTACAACTCTACGTTCATTCATCTTACCTTCTAATTAACAAAATATCATTTGTTACATTAACAAAACGCTTTGTCTGCGAGTCGATTCTCAACTATAGCCGATTCGATGAATCGATTCCTTGCAAACGACTCACCACGTGAAGCTCTTTAGATCATTCGACGTGTATATTTTAATTGAATACAGCCTTTTACAGCCGCTTTTATGAAACTCTTTATATCTAAGTTTTATTATTGAACCAAATGTTTCATTTTGAAGTGACAATGTGGATGAATTGTGGAAGTGTGAGATATAAACTTCCTAATTGACGAGAAAATGGTGtcgcttttgtgtgtgtgtttaaaatgatatttctgCTTGTTTTATCTGAAATTGAACTGCATTTAATAGTAAACCCATTTTCATCCCAGGGAATCGGCTCACTTAGCTCAGATCATCAACATGAAACTATTTCGGCTCCAAAATGATCCTTTTTAACCAGCCACATCTCTACATCCATTGATTGTTTAAAGTCGCACTCAATGTCCATCTGCACATTTATACccttatctaatcagccaatcatgtggcagcagcacagtgacaaTAACACCATGCAGATAAAGGTTAAGAGCTTCAGGAAATGTTCACGTTAAAAATgactctgtgactttaaccatggcatggttgttggtgtcagatgACGTTGAAACAcattgttgatgagagagatcagaagaaaatgatcagactggtccgagctgacaggaagtcaaataatcactcactcaaataaTATAGTAATAACATAGTCATTAAAATAATCACTTTAAAACTGCAATAAGCAGAAAAACAGTTTATATTGTTTGTTATAGTATTTACTCGCATCTAAAAACACCACCTGATCATTGAGTGTTTTATCAATAGAAACAAGTGTGAATAAGTCAActgtaaataaaagcttttgacAAAAGTGTACTTCGCAAAATTGTCCACCAGATGGCGTCAATGCACAATTCCAAAATTCTTTAAATCTGTAATAcagtttaatttaaaatgtcCACCAGATGGCGCCAATGTACCATTCcttaaaaaaactgaattatgtagcaataaaaatgaattttccTTTCCGTATCAGATATTCATAAAATATATGCGTTGTGTATACGGTGTGTATCTACatttacactgatacacataaacacctgtcagcaaaataataaaaataaagaaataaataaatgacaacaataataataataatactttcaATGTCTTGATTTTTGACGCCTActaaaaatattacacaaatagATTAATCAGTTTACTGTTACAGCAACAGTAATGGTTAGGTTATTTATAAGCTAAGACGAAAAGCTTGTTTAGAGAAcgaaaaataaagataaataagtgttaataataataataataatgactgttgttgtcatggttattactattttttttaattacatttcaatataaattcagaatttaataatgaaattcAGACTAAATCATTTCTAATACCACCCCTTGAAAATGGTTCTGCGAAAAATCTGCACGTGTCTCAATGAGCATTCACAGATGTCGTTTCTGGGTTCTATGTCCCTCGTGGTAAAATTCCtgttttctgtgtgttgtgtgaaatcACAAGAGTGTTATCATTTTTGCAGCTTGCACAGTAAAGGTCTGCACTTGCATCGGTGGCCTCAGAGAGTCCCTGACTTAACCCTCCCCCACCCCTACTTGCGATGACTTAGTTCTGTTGCTAGGGCAGGTTCTATTTCCTGAAAATGGAGATCAGTGTTTccggtcacgtataccctttgttctgggacggttcttgatgtcttgctgctctttcagatgtgtactgtggagtggaatctgggttgaggcagtctgtagtttcttacaatAGTGTCTTATAACAAAAGAGCTGGGATTTTACATATGATATTGCCAAATCATGAATATAGAAACCAGTGGATTcttattctgttttgtttgtttgtttttcagttttttacCATGGAGATCCTCTTCCTTCTGTTCTGTGTACAAATCTTTGTTGGCACTGGTTTCACATATACAGTTCCATCTGATATACCAGCTGCTGTTCTCCAGGACCAGGACTTCGAGATGGAAACCCGTGAGGTGAGACCAAATGAAAAACTTCTTCACCTTCAGCGGCAGTGGAGCAAAGGACAGTGTGAAgtgattacccaaccttacagactgaggtTGATTTCTTTAAAAGTCCATAATCCAGCTGCATATGGATGTGcagatacccaggtcactgagcttagtgatCAGTTTACTAGGGACAACTGTATTGATGATAGCATCCTCTGTTGACCTATTCAGGTGGTAGGCAAACTGTtgtgggtccagtgtaggtgggagacatgctatgaggtgacttagaaccagcttctcaaagcacttcataacaatGGGGGTGAGTGCAACAGGGCGGAAATCGTTCAGGCACTTTTTATGATACGCTGGCGAGCTTTCCTGTCCTGAACAGTACAGCTTCCATGCTACACTGTGATTGAGCTGGTGATCACACTTTCAACTGTTCATCTGTAGAAGTTGCTGAGGATCTCAGCTGACATGCCAAATTTCCTCAGCCGCCTTAAGAAGTACAGTCGCTGCTGGGATCTTCTCAGGAGCTGCTGAGTGTTGTTAGACCAGGTGAAGTCCTCACTGATGTAGGTTCTGAGGAATTTGAAGGTTTTCACCCTCTCTACCTCTATCACTGATGTACATTGGGGTGTGCTGCTCCTTCCTCCTTTTCTTAGGATTTTCCTGACACCAAACTATCAGACCTACTACTTCCGTTCTGTAAGATGTTTCCTCTCCACCAGTAATGAGTCCGATGACTCTGGTATCATCCGCAAACTTTATTATCTTGCTGTTGGTTTGGCAGCCCAAACCCAAGCTCTTTATAGGTAAAGAGGGTGTACAGCACTGGGCTCAGGACACATCCTTGGGGGGTCCCTGTGCTCACAGTTCTGATGCCTGATGTCCGGTTTCCTACTCTGACTGACAGTCATTTATATCAATAAAGGAGATTGAAAACGTTATAGCATGCAGCCTTTCTCTCACCGCCTAGCAACAACCAATATGGTGTCACCGAACCAGCAAATGGGACCAGCGGATGTGTCCGTTGTATCCTTTAGATGTCTATGGTAACACCATGTTTGAATTCCAGGAATTCCTATGTACAAATTACATACCGCAGAGGATATCGCAAGTGAAGTTGTCTGTCCTTAGCGCATGCCTTGAGGACTATCTTTATTTAACCAGTGCCTGTTAACTATAGTGTTCTTTGTCAATACTCTTTCAATTAAATAGAAGCCAGTaatataatgaatgaatgaatatgtggATATAAAGTAAATCAATGTAAACTTTATTTCCTCTCCATAGACATGTGCTCAGTGTTGTGCTCTAATGTAATATTGTtaccttttatttctttctttttgcccGTCAAG encodes the following:
- the LOC131362406 gene encoding uncharacterized protein LOC131362406 isoform X2; its protein translation is MTAYSVLPTPSVNSDKMREMWETLVYYLDYKPDEDSCIFRNNEEEEQNTRFDPGESPLSVAGGRSAASVLSSCVVERVRVIGRLMRNRSSLHHTAKFFTMEILFLLFCVQIFVGTGFTYTVPSDIPAAVLQDQDFEMETREFSEMQINTTCEALSTGSKYNYSAPNPDFLQQKDCELSWKEPDGTVLKYGGVLILETCEDGIRLFTHCLDPKVKVECVFNIIKSTTSAPPYESPVARIGSIVTGIVFLILLVAVVLFLIWRFK